Below is a genomic region from Microbacterium esteraromaticum.
CGAGCTGCATGATCTTGCGTGCGCGACCGAGACGCGGCAGGTCGCTGCCGTCGCGGACGATCCGACCGCGGGCGTCGAAGTCGGTGAGGAACTCGTGGGCCCATTCGACGTCGGTGCGGGTGGGGCTGATGACCTCGTTCACCACGGGGGTCTGGTCGGTGGAGAGACAGAGCTTGCCCGTCATGCCCATCGACACGGTGATGGCCGACTGCTCGCGCAGGATGGGGTGGCTCGAGCCGACGGTCGGCCCGTCGATCGGTCCCGGCAGCGAGCCGACGCGGCTGGCGATCACCAGGCGCGCACGCGGATAGGCCATCGCCTCGCGATCGGCCGACATCCCCGTGTCGCGCCGGAAGTCGCCACTGCCGAAGGCGAGCCGGAAGACGCCCTTGGCGCGAGCGATCTCGCTCGCGTTCTCGATGCCGACGGCCGACTCGACCAGCGCGACGATCGGCACCCGCGCCCCGAGGCGATTGAAGGTGTCCATGACCTGGCCGCCGAGCTCGGTCTTGGCGAGCATCACGCCCTGCAGACCGGGTGCCGCGCGCAGCTCCTCGATGTCATCCGCCCAGTAATCGCTGCCTGCATCGTTGATGCGCACCCAGGCGCGTCCGCCCTCACTGAGCCAGCGCACCACATCGGCGCGCGCAGACTCCTTGTTGCTGGCGTCGACGGCGTCCTCGATGTCGAGCACGACGGCGTCGGCGTGGGAGGCCGCGGCGTCGTCGAAGGCCTCGGGGCGCGTGGCGGCGACGAGCAGCCAGGAGCGGGCGAGTTCGGGGGCGATCTCGCGTCGCGTCGCGGACGTGAGTGGAGCGTTCATCTTAGTTCCGATCAATGAAAATCAAGTTCTGCTATACGAAAAGTCTACTGCGGTCCCTCGCGGACCGCCAACGCGGACATCACCCCGCCCACCCTATGCCGCGACTACACTCTCCCGATGTTGACAGCGGTTTCCGCGCGTGGTGAGATCTCCTAGTGCGAAAACTAGTTCTCGCCTAATGAAATCTTTGTGAAGGGATGGCCGGAATGTCACACGACGCCGAGCACCAGGAATCCGCGCCGGTCTCGCTCGACCCGACCGGCGAGACCTACGACCTCGTCATCCGCGGTGCACGGGTGCTCACGACCGCCGGCATCCGACCGCGCGAGGTGGGCGTGCGCGCCGGCGTGATCGTCGCCATGCAGCCGCTCGGCAACAACCTCGACGGCGCCGAGATCATCGAGCTCGCCGACGACGAGACCCTGATCCCCGGCCTGGTCGACACCCACGTGCACGTCAACGAGCCCGGCCGCACCGAGTGGGAGGGCTTCGCGTCCGCCACCCGTGCAGCTGCCGCCGGCGGCGTCACGACCATCGTCGACATGCCACTCAAC
It encodes:
- a CDS encoding HpcH/HpaI aldolase/citrate lyase family protein, producing the protein MNAPLTSATRREIAPELARSWLLVAATRPEAFDDAAASHADAVVLDIEDAVDASNKESARADVVRWLSEGGRAWVRINDAGSDYWADDIEELRAAPGLQGVMLAKTELGGQVMDTFNRLGARVPIVALVESAVGIENASEIARAKGVFRLAFGSGDFRRDTGMSADREAMAYPRARLVIASRVGSLPGPIDGPTVGSSHPILREQSAITVSMGMTGKLCLSTDQTPVVNEVISPTRTDVEWAHEFLTDFDARGRIVRDGSDLPRLGRARKIMQLAEAFDVLPVAR